One window from the genome of Nicotiana tomentosiformis chromosome 5, ASM39032v3, whole genome shotgun sequence encodes:
- the LOC104095256 gene encoding small ribosomal subunit protein uS13z/uS13y/uS13x — protein sequence MSLVANEEFQHILRVQNTNVDGKQKIMFALTSIKGIGRRFANIACKKADIDMNKRAGELTAAELDSVMVVVANPRQFKIPDWFLNRQKDYKDGKFSQVTSNALDMKLRDDLERLKKIRNHRGLRHYWGLRVRGQHTKTTGRRGKTVGVSKKR from the exons ATG TCGCTCGTTGCAAATGAAGAATTTCAGCACATTCTTCGTGTGCAAAACACCAACGTCGATGGGAAACAAAAGATCATGTTTGCTTTGACCTCAATCAAAGGTATCGGTCGTCGTTTTGCCAACATTGCCTGCAAGAAAGCTGATATCGACATGAACAAGAG GGCGGGTGAACTTACTGCTGCAGAGCTTGACAGTGTGATGGTGGTTGTTGCAAATCCCCGTCAATTCAAAATACCTGATTGGTTTTTGAATAGGCAGAAGGATTACAAGGATGGGAAATTTTCACAAGTTACCTCTAATGCTCTTGACATGAAGCTTAGGGATGACCTCGAACGCCTGAAGAAGATCAG GAATCATCGTGGTTTACGTCACTACTGGGGTCTCCGAGTGCGTGGTCAGCACACAAAGACCACAGGGCGCAGGGGGAAGACTGTTGGTGTCTCGAAAAAGAGATAA